A single window of Zea mays cultivar B73 chromosome 10, Zm-B73-REFERENCE-NAM-5.0, whole genome shotgun sequence DNA harbors:
- the LOC103640963 gene encoding glutaredoxin-C15 has protein sequence MAERVSRLSTEKAVVIFTTSQCPMCHTVSSLFSELGVCAAVHELDKDPRGRDMERDLARRLGRAPPVPAVFIGGRLVGSTDKIMSLHLAGKLVPMLKGAGAIWL, from the coding sequence ATGGCGGAGAGGGTGTCGAGACTATCGACGGAGAAGGCGGTGGTGATCTTCACGACGAGCCAGTGCCCGATGTGCCACACGGTGTCGAGCCTCTTCTCCGAGCTGGGCGTGTGCGCGGCGGTGCACGAGCTGGACAAGGACCCGCGCGGCCGCGACATGGAGCGCGACCTCGCCCGCCGCCTCGGACGCGCGCCGCCCGTCCCCGCCGTCTTCATCGGCGGCAGGCTCGTCGGCTCCACCGACAAGATCATGTCCCTGCACCTCGCCGGCAAGCTCGTGCCCATGCTCAAGGGCGCCGGCGCCATATGGCTCTGA